A window of the Deinococcus gobiensis I-0 genome harbors these coding sequences:
- a CDS encoding DUF2171 domain-containing protein, with amino-acid sequence MTQDTQISDRIAQDLKDRLAKEGEHLQVKDVNGEHVGTVDHMEGADQLKLTKNDSTDGQHYYVQLSQVESMDEVAVYLNVTRDEILK; translated from the coding sequence ATGACGCAAGACACCCAGATCAGCGACCGCATCGCCCAGGACCTCAAGGATCGCCTCGCCAAGGAAGGCGAGCACCTTCAGGTCAAGGACGTGAATGGCGAGCACGTCGGCACGGTGGACCACATGGAAGGCGCGGACCAGCTCAAGCTGACCAAGAACGACAGCACCGACGGCCAGCACTACTACGTCCAGCTGTCGCAGGTCGAGAGCATGGACGAGGTGGCCGTGTACCTGAACGTCACGCGCGACGAAATCCTGAAGTAA
- a CDS encoding AAA family ATPase — protein MTAPAQGHSRLFLLVGPPGSGKRTVGLELARLTGAALLDNHLINDPVFAAFGADGVRPLPPEVWTYTRQVRDVVLAAVAAAPPEVSHIFTMYLGRGEREAAFVERFRGLALARGAQFVPVWLDCAPAELARRMDRPERRERLKLRDPAALSRLLEDVGQQPAPADALRLNTAELTPARAAQIIAGQLPPRPGA, from the coding sequence GTGACCGCGCCGGCTCAGGGCCACTCCAGGCTCTTCCTGCTCGTCGGACCGCCTGGCAGCGGCAAGCGCACGGTGGGGCTGGAACTGGCGCGGCTGACGGGGGCGGCGCTGCTCGACAACCACCTCATCAACGATCCGGTGTTTGCGGCCTTCGGGGCCGACGGGGTGCGCCCTCTACCGCCCGAGGTCTGGACCTATACGCGGCAGGTGCGCGACGTGGTGCTCGCGGCGGTGGCTGCCGCGCCCCCGGAGGTCAGCCACATCTTCACGATGTACCTGGGGCGCGGCGAGCGGGAGGCGGCCTTCGTCGAGCGTTTCCGGGGGCTGGCGCTGGCGCGCGGAGCGCAGTTCGTGCCGGTGTGGCTGGACTGCGCCCCTGCCGAACTCGCCCGACGCATGGACCGGCCCGAGCGCCGCGAGCGCCTCAAACTGCGTGATCCGGCGGCCCTGAGTCGTCTGCTGGAAGATGTGGGCCAGCAACCCGCCCCCGCCGACGCCCTTCGTCTGAACACCGCCGAGCTGACGCCGGCCCGCGCCGCGCAGATCATCGCCGGACAGCTGCCGCCCCGGCCCGGCGCCTGA
- a CDS encoding GNAT family N-acetyltransferase, producing the protein MPVLNTPRLRLLPLSREMIERRLERAEFMLDDQGPEGEWTVHFGPEWPGDALAIFPALLRELTTSGRAEAATTFVAVGRGDGEVIGQLGAKGEPDAAGDLEIGYGFGPESWGQGYATEAVAALCDFLRGMDGVRRLTAQTATGNAASGRVLEKTGFVRVGTGWTADDGDLILWAWGPQ; encoded by the coding sequence ATGCCCGTCCTGAACACGCCCCGGCTGCGGCTGCTGCCCCTGAGCCGCGAGATGATCGAGCGCCGCCTGGAGCGCGCCGAGTTCATGCTCGACGACCAGGGTCCTGAAGGCGAGTGGACGGTCCACTTCGGCCCCGAGTGGCCCGGCGACGCGCTGGCGATCTTTCCGGCGCTGCTGCGGGAACTGACGACCTCCGGGCGGGCCGAGGCGGCCACGACCTTCGTGGCGGTGGGGCGCGGGGACGGCGAGGTCATCGGCCAGCTCGGCGCGAAGGGCGAGCCGGATGCGGCGGGCGACCTGGAGATCGGTTACGGTTTTGGCCCCGAGTCCTGGGGGCAGGGTTACGCGACCGAGGCCGTGGCCGCTCTGTGCGACTTTCTGCGCGGGATGGACGGCGTGCGGCGCCTGACGGCGCAGACGGCCACGGGCAACGCCGCCAGCGGGCGCGTGCTGGAAAAGACCGGCTTCGTGCGCGTCGGCACCGGCTGGACCGCCGACGACGGCGACCTGATCCTGTGGGCGTGGGGGCCGCAGTGA
- a CDS encoding SDR family oxidoreductase has translation MNLTGNTILITGGGSGIGRGLAEAFHRLGNTVIIAGRRQQALDEVTAANPGMKSVRLDVDDAESIRSVMAQVIRDFPALNVLVNNAGIMRTESVRALPEMLDAAEATIVTNLLGPIRLTNAALAHFHGQAQADPQARAAVLNVTSGLAYVPRADTATYSATKAALHSYSQSLGALLRGTSTQVIELVPPLVATELTPGQSANPQALPLNEYIAETMRLLAEHPEASEIVIERVKFLRYAERENRHEATFDTVNALN, from the coding sequence ATGAATCTGACAGGCAATACCATCCTTATAACCGGTGGGGGTTCGGGCATCGGACGGGGTCTGGCCGAGGCGTTTCATAGGCTCGGTAATACGGTCATCATCGCGGGCCGCAGGCAGCAGGCGCTCGACGAGGTCACGGCGGCCAACCCCGGCATGAAGTCGGTCCGGCTCGACGTGGATGATGCCGAATCCATCCGCAGCGTGATGGCGCAGGTCATCCGCGACTTTCCGGCGCTGAACGTGCTCGTCAACAACGCAGGCATCATGCGGACCGAGAGCGTGCGGGCCCTGCCCGAAATGCTGGACGCGGCCGAAGCCACCATCGTCACCAACCTGCTGGGCCCCATCCGCCTGACCAACGCGGCCCTAGCCCATTTTCACGGGCAGGCGCAGGCGGACCCGCAGGCCCGCGCCGCCGTGCTCAACGTGACTTCCGGTCTGGCCTACGTGCCCCGCGCAGACACGGCGACGTACAGCGCCACCAAAGCTGCCCTGCACTCGTATTCGCAGTCGCTCGGGGCGCTGCTCAGAGGCACCAGCACCCAGGTCATCGAACTTGTGCCGCCACTGGTCGCCACCGAACTCACGCCCGGTCAGTCGGCCAACCCGCAGGCGTTGCCGCTGAACGAGTACATCGCGGAAACGATGCGCCTGCTGGCCGAGCACCCGGAAGCGAGCGAGATCGTCATCGAGCGGGTCAAGTTCCTGCGCTACGCCGAGCGCGAGAACCGCCACGAGGCGACCTTCGACACGGTCAATGCGCTGAACTGA
- a CDS encoding winged helix-turn-helix transcriptional regulator yields the protein MRQPGPEIELLVRDMIGRVADKWTMLILEELAEHGTLRFTRLGDLVGDISQKMLTKTLRQLESDGLVLRTVHPVIPPHVDYRLTELGLSLSEAFCGVWEWAEKYHAQVAQARQDFQSAALPRSSGRAVAAQDTDSGT from the coding sequence GTGCGTCAGCCTGGGCCGGAGATCGAACTGCTGGTCCGGGACATGATCGGGCGGGTGGCCGACAAGTGGACCATGTTGATCCTGGAGGAGCTGGCCGAGCACGGCACGCTGCGTTTTACCCGGCTGGGTGACCTCGTGGGCGACATCAGCCAGAAGATGCTGACCAAAACCCTGCGGCAGCTGGAGAGTGACGGCTTGGTGCTGCGCACGGTGCATCCGGTCATTCCGCCGCATGTCGATTACCGGCTGACCGAGCTGGGCCTCAGCCTGAGCGAGGCGTTCTGCGGCGTCTGGGAGTGGGCCGAGAAGTACCACGCTCAGGTGGCGCAGGCCAGGCAGGACTTCCAGTCGGCAGCGCTCCCCCGGAGTTCGGGAAGGGCGGTTGCGGCGCAGGACACGGACTCCGGCACCTGA
- the proS gene encoding proline--tRNA ligase, giving the protein MTKDGGKKDNKAAQYGVTPQSVDFNDWYNEVVKKADLADNSPVAGAMVVRPYGSALWENVVRWLDDRFKATGHESLIFPTLIPMNFIMKEADHVEGFAPELFTVNKIGTEELAEPYVMRPTSETIIGHMWSGWLNSYRDLPFLHYQWGSVFRAELRTKAFLRTSEFYWHEGHTAHADEAEARAEVRTILDLYHEFCRDVLALPVVRGEKTASERFAGAVSTYSIEGMMRDGKALQSGTSHYLGQNFSKAFDVKFQTREQKEEFAHTTSWAISSRIIGAIIMTHGDDAGLIMPPRIAPIQVVVIPVGRKDNFDEMVAEGEKLAAELRAQGLRVKVDKRDGVTNGFKYNDWELKGVPVRIELGPRDLESGVVVVKNRNSAEKETLPRAEAVAGMAARLDGVHDWLLKRATDFMLENTVTVDTYEDFKAAIEAGKWVRAFHCGDPESERQIKEDTKATARNVPLDDAEFFAEAEEGVCVHTGKPAAYGKRVIFGRQY; this is encoded by the coding sequence ATGACGAAAGACGGCGGCAAGAAAGACAACAAGGCGGCGCAGTACGGCGTGACGCCCCAGAGTGTGGACTTCAACGACTGGTACAACGAGGTCGTGAAGAAGGCCGACCTGGCCGACAACTCCCCGGTGGCGGGCGCGATGGTCGTGCGGCCCTACGGCAGCGCGCTGTGGGAAAACGTCGTGCGCTGGCTCGACGACCGCTTCAAGGCGACGGGGCACGAATCGCTGATCTTCCCGACCCTGATCCCCATGAACTTCATCATGAAGGAGGCGGACCATGTCGAGGGTTTCGCGCCCGAGCTGTTCACGGTGAACAAGATCGGCACCGAGGAACTGGCCGAGCCCTACGTCATGCGCCCCACCTCCGAGACGATCATCGGGCACATGTGGAGCGGCTGGCTCAACTCCTACCGTGACCTGCCCTTCCTGCACTACCAGTGGGGCAGCGTGTTCCGCGCCGAGCTGCGCACCAAGGCCTTCCTGCGCACCTCCGAGTTCTACTGGCACGAGGGCCACACCGCCCACGCCGACGAGGCCGAGGCGCGCGCCGAAGTGCGGACGATCCTGGACCTGTACCACGAGTTCTGCCGCGACGTGCTGGCCCTGCCGGTGGTGCGCGGCGAGAAGACCGCCTCCGAGCGCTTCGCCGGGGCGGTCTCCACCTACTCCATCGAGGGCATGATGCGCGACGGCAAGGCCTTGCAGTCGGGCACCAGCCACTACCTGGGCCAGAACTTCTCCAAGGCCTTCGACGTGAAGTTCCAAACGCGCGAGCAGAAGGAAGAGTTCGCCCACACGACCTCCTGGGCCATCTCCAGCCGCATCATCGGGGCGATCATCATGACGCACGGCGACGACGCCGGACTGATCATGCCGCCGCGCATCGCGCCCATCCAGGTCGTGGTCATTCCGGTGGGCCGCAAGGACAACTTCGACGAGATGGTCGCGGAAGGCGAAAAGCTCGCCGCCGAGCTGCGCGCCCAGGGCCTGCGCGTGAAGGTGGACAAGCGCGACGGCGTGACCAACGGCTTCAAGTACAACGACTGGGAGCTCAAGGGCGTGCCGGTGCGCATCGAACTCGGCCCCCGCGACCTAGAGAGCGGCGTGGTCGTGGTGAAAAACCGCAACAGCGCCGAGAAGGAGACCCTGCCCCGCGCCGAGGCCGTGGCCGGCATGGCGGCCCGCCTGGACGGCGTCCACGACTGGCTGCTGAAGCGGGCGACCGACTTCATGCTGGAGAACACGGTCACGGTGGACACCTACGAGGACTTCAAGGCGGCCATCGAGGCGGGCAAGTGGGTGCGCGCCTTCCACTGCGGCGACCCCGAGAGCGAGCGCCAGATCAAGGAAGACACCAAGGCGACCGCCCGCAACGTGCCCCTGGACGACGCCGAATTCTTCGCCGAGGCCGAGGAGGGCGTGTGCGTACATACCGGCAAGCCCGCCGCCTACGGCAAGCGCGTGATCTTCGGCCGCCAGTACTGA
- a CDS encoding DinB family protein, with amino-acid sequence MTSDSALRRHVRDLLTKAQAHLMFDDVIRDFPLARLNERRDGLPYSAFEVLWHLRFTQRDILNFVREEPYEEVAWPAAYWPHRQDATEAEWHAEVAAFRADLAALLALLDDPRTDLFAVVPNGQPPQGEGQTWLREFLLVADHNAYHLGTLTVLRRLLDGA; translated from the coding sequence ATGACCTCCGACTCTGCCCTGCGGCGCCATGTCCGCGACCTGCTCACCAAGGCGCAGGCCCACCTGATGTTCGACGACGTGATCAGGGATTTTCCCCTGGCCCGCCTGAACGAGCGGAGAGACGGTCTGCCCTATTCGGCCTTCGAGGTGCTGTGGCACCTGCGGTTCACGCAGCGCGACATCCTGAATTTCGTGCGGGAGGAGCCTTATGAGGAGGTGGCGTGGCCCGCCGCCTACTGGCCCCACCGCCAGGACGCGACCGAGGCCGAGTGGCACGCCGAGGTGGCGGCCTTCCGGGCCGACCTCGCCGCCCTGCTGGCCCTGCTCGACGACCCGCGGACCGACCTGTTCGCCGTGGTCCCCAACGGGCAGCCCCCGCAGGGCGAGGGGCAGACCTGGCTGCGGGAATTTCTGCTGGTGGCCGACCACAACGCCTACCACCTGGGCACGTTGACGGTGCTGCGCAGGCTGCTCGACGGGGCCTGA
- a CDS encoding MBL fold metallo-hydrolase: protein MSLSQHVRDIALKATPPSGTPMTLHLSLILDPVEGPTLVDTGFPGMLELLRAALQAEGVALGDVRRVLVTHHDLDHIGLLPDVVRESGAQVWASAAEVPFVQGEQAPQKRPGTPPLSGLPDIRVSRVLGDGEVLPLAGGVRVLATPGHTVGHTSFLVEQDGVLITGDALTSEDGTLNSFNPQFTPDQSLARQSVRRLAEHSGAVRVIQTYHGGSVSEDAAGQLRRVAGER, encoded by the coding sequence ATGTCCCTGAGTCAACATGTCCGCGACATCGCCCTGAAGGCCACCCCGCCCTCGGGCACGCCGATGACCCTGCACCTGTCCCTGATCCTGGACCCGGTGGAGGGCCCGACCCTGGTGGACACCGGCTTTCCGGGCATGCTGGAGCTGCTGCGCGCGGCCCTCCAGGCCGAGGGGGTGGCCCTGGGCGACGTCCGGCGGGTGCTGGTCACGCACCACGACCTCGACCATATCGGTCTGCTGCCCGACGTGGTGCGCGAGAGCGGCGCGCAGGTCTGGGCCTCGGCCGCCGAGGTGCCTTTCGTGCAGGGCGAGCAGGCCCCGCAGAAACGCCCCGGCACGCCCCCGCTCTCGGGGCTCCCGGATATCCGGGTCAGCCGTGTGCTCGGAGACGGCGAGGTGCTGCCCCTGGCGGGCGGCGTGCGCGTGCTGGCGACCCCCGGCCACACGGTCGGGCACACCAGTTTTCTGGTCGAGCAGGACGGCGTCCTGATCACGGGAGACGCCCTGACCAGTGAGGACGGGACCCTCAACAGCTTCAACCCGCAGTTCACGCCCGACCAGTCCCTCGCCCGGCAGAGCGTACGGCGACTGGCCGAGCACTCCGGCGCGGTCCGGGTCATCCAGACGTACCACGGCGGCTCCGTCTCCGAGGACGCCGCCGGACAGCTCCGGCGGGTGGCCGGCGAACGCTGA
- a CDS encoding App1 family protein: MNPAKTLFKLLLPVLERAVLAADRGISRVLQPRRRRGQLLLQPYVGWGTPHTVELTGRVLLPRTLKPPRKADPRWRNFGNILRRMFSREVSGVEVVGRLGDALARAVSDSDGYFTLTFRPAEPLAGGWHEVALSVEGRELAALGRAQVVEQARFGIISDLDDTVLQSDVTSLPRMLMTVLTGNARTRAPFPGVGALYRALTREGAGRNPIFYVSSSPWNFFDLLWQFLDYRRIPLGPLFLRNWGVDLLGGHGSYKHEIIERLFKRYPDLKFVLVGDSGEQDPVIYSEVVQRHPGRVLAVYIRDVSDAGTDAAVMQLREQVRGAGVDLVLAADSLNAASHAMAMGLITPGEYRSVLTSVTRTPAAPAAHRPSTRRAT; this comes from the coding sequence GTGAATCCGGCCAAGACGCTGTTCAAGCTGCTGCTTCCTGTCCTCGAGCGGGCCGTGCTCGCCGCCGACCGGGGCATCAGCCGCGTTCTGCAGCCGCGCCGCCGCCGGGGGCAGCTGCTGCTTCAGCCCTACGTGGGCTGGGGCACCCCGCACACCGTCGAGCTGACCGGCCGCGTGCTGCTGCCCCGGACCCTCAAGCCCCCCCGCAAGGCCGACCCGCGCTGGCGCAACTTCGGCAACATCCTGCGGCGCATGTTCTCGCGCGAGGTCAGCGGGGTGGAGGTCGTGGGGCGGCTGGGCGACGCCCTGGCACGGGCGGTCAGCGACTCCGACGGGTATTTCACCCTGACCTTCCGTCCGGCCGAGCCGCTGGCGGGCGGCTGGCACGAGGTCGCCCTGAGTGTCGAGGGCCGTGAGCTGGCGGCGCTGGGGCGCGCGCAGGTGGTCGAGCAGGCGCGCTTCGGCATCATCAGCGACCTCGACGACACGGTCCTGCAGTCGGACGTGACCAGCCTGCCGCGCATGCTCATGACCGTGCTCACCGGCAACGCCCGTACCCGCGCGCCCTTTCCCGGCGTCGGTGCCCTGTACCGCGCCCTGACCCGCGAGGGCGCGGGCCGCAACCCGATCTTCTACGTGTCGAGCAGCCCGTGGAACTTCTTCGACCTGCTGTGGCAGTTTCTGGACTACCGGCGTATTCCGCTGGGGCCGCTCTTCCTGCGCAACTGGGGCGTGGACCTGCTGGGCGGGCACGGCAGCTACAAGCACGAGATCATCGAGCGGCTGTTCAAGCGTTACCCGGACCTGAAGTTCGTGCTGGTGGGCGACAGCGGCGAGCAGGACCCGGTCATCTATTCGGAGGTCGTGCAGCGCCATCCGGGGCGGGTGCTGGCCGTGTACATCCGCGACGTGAGCGACGCGGGCACCGACGCCGCCGTCATGCAGCTGCGCGAGCAGGTGCGCGGGGCCGGGGTGGACCTCGTGCTGGCGGCCGACAGCCTGAACGCCGCGAGCCACGCCATGGCGATGGGCCTCATCACGCCCGGCGAGTACCGCAGCGTCCTGACGAGCGTGACCCGGACGCCCGCCGCCCCGGCCGCTCACCGGCCTTCTACCCGGCGCGCGACCTGA
- a CDS encoding SDR family NAD(P)-dependent oxidoreductase translates to MTAEQGTGRGRPVVVLTGASSGIGRATAHELAAHGYALVLAARREGELAALARELDPSGARVLAVPTDVTDAASRRALVAAAHAQFGRIDILINNAGVTIERGWWWDDPDPLRVLRVNLESPVEMTRLVLPEMRARGSGHVVNIGSVAGRVATQGLYSASKFGLRGFSLALRRELLGSGVEVSLVAPGFVKSEMTAGARLPMPGPEVVARAVAGVLLRPRREVVVPRIYRLLALLDALWPGLGDVLVRRVVIARRYGHSARP, encoded by the coding sequence ATGACAGCTGAACAAGGCACGGGCAGGGGACGGCCGGTCGTGGTCCTGACCGGGGCGTCGAGCGGGATCGGGCGCGCGACGGCCCACGAACTCGCCGCGCACGGCTACGCGCTCGTGCTCGCGGCGCGGCGCGAAGGCGAGCTGGCCGCTCTGGCCCGCGAACTCGACCCCAGCGGCGCGCGGGTGCTGGCAGTGCCCACCGACGTGACCGACGCCGCCTCGCGCCGCGCCCTGGTGGCGGCGGCCCACGCGCAGTTCGGGCGCATCGACATCCTGATCAACAACGCGGGCGTGACCATCGAGCGCGGCTGGTGGTGGGACGATCCCGATCCGCTGCGGGTGCTGCGCGTGAATCTGGAGTCGCCCGTCGAGATGACGCGGCTGGTGCTGCCCGAGATGCGCGCGCGGGGCTCGGGCCACGTCGTGAACATCGGGTCGGTGGCGGGCCGGGTGGCGACCCAGGGCCTGTACAGCGCGAGCAAGTTCGGGCTGCGGGGGTTTTCGCTGGCGCTGCGCCGCGAGCTGCTGGGCAGTGGGGTCGAGGTCAGCCTGGTCGCGCCGGGCTTCGTGAAAAGCGAGATGACGGCGGGCGCCCGGCTGCCCATGCCGGGGCCGGAGGTGGTCGCCCGGGCGGTCGCCGGGGTGCTGCTGCGCCCCCGGCGCGAGGTCGTCGTGCCGCGCATCTACCGTCTGCTCGCGCTGCTGGACGCCCTGTGGCCGGGGCTGGGGGACGTGCTGGTGCGCCGCGTGGTCATCGCCCGGCGCTACGGGCATTCGGCGCGGCCCTGA